The following are encoded together in the Bradyrhizobium sp. CCGUVB1N3 genome:
- a CDS encoding energy transducer TonB — MTAYTLYLPDDRGFSRWILAALLILLAHLAIVTSIALWYARRPAEPNIVPAIAVTVAPVDASSPERQDQDIAVGPTMKQAEEGPRQLPKERQAEKTEQPPPPQQQADITLPRATPKEIETPKPQAQPPAPETRAPPKTEHIGEFTQASANAYNALVFGHLQRFKRYPSAAHGAAGTVVVQFALDRDGKVVTSVVTKSSGNNALDREAIETLRRASPFPVFPAAKPGAQDSFLAPVSFAR, encoded by the coding sequence ATGACGGCCTACACGCTGTACCTGCCGGATGATCGCGGCTTCTCGCGCTGGATTCTCGCGGCCCTTCTGATCCTGCTTGCGCATCTGGCGATCGTGACATCGATTGCGCTCTGGTATGCTCGCAGGCCGGCTGAACCGAACATCGTTCCTGCGATTGCGGTGACGGTCGCCCCTGTCGACGCCTCTTCGCCCGAGCGTCAGGACCAGGACATCGCGGTCGGGCCAACCATGAAGCAGGCCGAGGAGGGTCCGAGGCAGTTGCCGAAAGAGCGGCAGGCGGAAAAGACCGAGCAACCGCCACCGCCGCAGCAACAGGCCGACATCACCCTGCCGCGGGCGACTCCGAAAGAGATCGAGACGCCGAAACCACAGGCCCAGCCGCCGGCGCCCGAGACGCGCGCGCCGCCGAAGACCGAGCATATTGGGGAGTTCACCCAAGCCAGCGCCAACGCCTATAACGCGCTGGTATTCGGGCACTTGCAACGCTTCAAACGCTACCCGTCGGCCGCACATGGCGCTGCCGGCACAGTGGTCGTGCAGTTCGCATTGGACCGCGACGGCAAGGTGGTAACGAGCGTGGTAACCAAGTCTTCCGGCAACAACGCGCTCGACCGTGAGGCGATCGAAACCCTGCGTCGCGCCAGCCCATTCCCCGTTTTTCCCGCCGCCAAGCCGGGTGCGCAGGACAGCTTTCTCGCGCCGGTTAGCTTCGCGCGCTGA
- the exbD gene encoding TonB system transport protein ExbD: MAIRLGRRVDSDDLEVQHEINVTPFIDVMLVLLIIFMVAAPLATVDIGVNLPASTAPEQPRQDKPVFVTIKPDQTIAVGATVVARDALPGALDAATDHHKDATIFVRADKSLSYGELMEVMNTLRDGGYLKLALVGLEIPAAKP, translated from the coding sequence ATGGCAATTCGTCTCGGTAGACGCGTGGACAGCGACGATCTCGAAGTCCAGCATGAGATCAACGTCACGCCCTTCATCGACGTCATGCTGGTGCTGCTCATCATCTTCATGGTCGCCGCGCCGCTTGCGACCGTGGACATCGGCGTCAATCTGCCCGCTAGCACGGCACCGGAGCAGCCGCGCCAGGACAAGCCGGTCTTTGTCACCATCAAGCCGGATCAGACCATTGCGGTTGGCGCGACCGTCGTGGCGCGTGATGCGTTGCCGGGCGCACTGGACGCGGCCACAGATCATCACAAGGACGCGACCATCTTCGTGCGCGCCGACAAGTCGCTGAGCTATGGCGAGCTGATGGAGGTGATGAACACGTTGCGGGATGGTGGATACCTCAAGCTTGCCCTGGTTGGGCTGGAAATCCCGGCGGCAAAGCCATGA
- the exbB gene encoding tonB-system energizer ExbB, with product MHRSKTLLRATALGGASLWLGLTLATTSALAQSPNPLLPRNLSPWGMFLNADIVVKAVMIGLAFASFVTWTVWLAKTIELRVARTRAQRRIRMLDAGGSLAKAVDACDGDRDAIAQLILSTVREAEVSAGIVDDGFKERVALRLERVEAAMTRQISCGVGILATIGATAPFVGLFGTVWGIMNAFIGISESHTTNLAVVAPGIAEALLATAFGLVAAIPAVVIYNHLARVIAGYRTLLGDASAQLLLLISRGQRGARAAMPHAAE from the coding sequence ATGCATCGATCAAAGACATTACTGCGCGCGACGGCTCTCGGCGGCGCCAGCCTCTGGCTGGGCCTTACGCTGGCAACGACATCCGCGCTCGCCCAGTCGCCCAATCCGCTCCTGCCCCGCAACTTGTCGCCCTGGGGCATGTTCCTGAACGCCGACATCGTGGTGAAGGCCGTGATGATCGGTCTTGCCTTCGCCTCCTTCGTGACCTGGACCGTCTGGCTCGCCAAAACCATCGAGTTGCGCGTCGCCAGGACACGCGCACAACGCCGGATCAGGATGTTGGACGCAGGAGGAAGTCTGGCGAAGGCGGTTGACGCCTGTGACGGCGACCGTGACGCCATCGCGCAATTGATCCTCTCTACCGTGCGCGAAGCCGAAGTGTCCGCCGGCATCGTCGATGACGGCTTCAAGGAGCGCGTCGCGTTGCGGCTGGAGCGCGTCGAGGCGGCGATGACGCGGCAGATTTCGTGCGGCGTCGGCATTCTGGCCACGATTGGTGCCACCGCGCCCTTTGTCGGCCTATTCGGCACGGTGTGGGGCATCATGAACGCATTCATCGGCATCTCCGAATCCCACACCACCAATCTCGCTGTCGTGGCGCCCGGCATCGCCGAGGCGCTGCTCGCCACGGCCTTCGGCCTCGTCGCCGCCATTCCGGCGGTCGTGATCTACAACCACCTGGCGCGCGTGATTGCCGGCTATCGCACGCTGCTCGGCGACGCTTCGGCGCAGTTGCTGTTGTTGATCAGCCGCGGTCAGCGCGGCGCCCGCGCAGCGATGCCGCACGCGGCGGAGTAA
- a CDS encoding TonB-dependent receptor encodes MDRASHLYAFRRILLSASSLTLVVVASASALAQNDATQQEPAVSPAPQPSASPTAEPAPPQGTATPAPSQPPAQTPEQQAPTAQTQPAGPNVLPETRVAAPVERRQPRTPPPTRVATNPQPPAPTEAQVTAQQSAKLDAARRTILAPVGANSYEVSRQAIEALPQGNNTTLDKALLQLPGVTQDSAAGGELHVRNEHANLQYRINGIMLPDGVGGFGQILDTGIVGNMALLTGALPAQYGLRTTGVLDITTKADAFDNSGKVSVYGGSHQTITPFAEYGGTVGQTQYYVSGRYLYNNLGIENPTPANESIHDRTQQEKGFAYVSTVLDPNSRLTYIGGVSNALYQIPNNPGQATNFQFGNITSFNSALLNERQQEINNFNVLAYQHSAEGIDYQISYFNRYSHLHFWPDPTGDLLINGISSSVYRQSYINGIQEDTAWRVADAHTLRFGFTTSAERSLVTGINTTFPADPVNGGQALDPTTGNPLPPVTIFDSSPKLGWLFGAYVQDEWKITNNLTLNVGLRFDQMWQYVDANQFSPRISLTWVPQDGTTVHIGYARTFTPPQQVIAAPTNIALFQGTVAAPVVTQNDPVLPERAHVFDAGVVQKIWPIPGLEVGLDGYVKLARDLLDDGQFGQAYVFDGFNYAKANNIGLEFKASYTNGNLKLYGNVAWARQIGTSVVSNQFLFDPDELAYIATHYVYTDHSQWVTASAGASYQWYDTKFTASMIYGSGLRSGFANTDHVPSYTQVNVGLSHDFYLASSNKPTTVRFDVVNVFDKIYEIRDGSGIGVFAPQFGPRRGFFVGLSQKI; translated from the coding sequence ATGGACCGCGCCAGCCACCTATACGCCTTTCGCAGGATTCTGCTGTCGGCCTCATCGCTGACGCTCGTGGTCGTCGCGAGCGCGAGCGCGCTCGCCCAGAACGATGCCACCCAGCAAGAACCGGCCGTGAGCCCTGCGCCACAGCCCTCCGCCTCGCCAACGGCGGAACCGGCTCCGCCACAAGGCACGGCGACGCCGGCCCCATCGCAGCCACCGGCGCAAACGCCCGAGCAGCAGGCGCCCACAGCACAAACGCAGCCGGCCGGCCCCAACGTATTGCCGGAGACCCGCGTGGCCGCGCCGGTCGAGCGGCGGCAACCGCGCACACCGCCGCCGACCCGGGTCGCGACCAATCCACAACCGCCCGCGCCGACTGAGGCCCAGGTCACAGCCCAGCAGAGCGCAAAGCTCGATGCTGCGCGCCGCACGATCCTGGCGCCGGTCGGCGCCAACTCCTATGAAGTCAGCCGTCAGGCAATCGAGGCGCTGCCGCAGGGCAACAACACCACGCTCGACAAGGCACTGTTGCAGCTCCCCGGCGTGACGCAGGATTCGGCGGCAGGCGGCGAGTTGCATGTCCGCAACGAGCACGCCAATCTGCAGTACCGCATCAACGGCATTATGCTGCCTGACGGTGTCGGCGGTTTCGGGCAAATCCTCGACACGGGTATCGTCGGCAATATGGCCCTGCTGACGGGCGCGCTGCCAGCGCAATATGGCCTGCGCACGACCGGCGTGCTGGATATTACGACCAAGGCGGACGCGTTCGACAATTCCGGCAAGGTCAGCGTTTATGGCGGCAGCCACCAGACCATCACGCCGTTCGCCGAATACGGCGGAACTGTCGGACAAACGCAATATTACGTGTCGGGCCGCTATCTCTACAACAACCTCGGCATCGAGAATCCGACGCCCGCAAATGAGTCCATTCACGACCGCACGCAACAGGAAAAAGGCTTTGCCTACGTATCGACGGTGCTCGATCCGAACAGCCGCCTCACCTATATCGGCGGCGTCTCGAACGCGCTGTATCAGATCCCCAACAATCCTGGACAGGCGACCAACTTCCAGTTCGGGAACATCACCAGCTTCAATTCGGCGCTTCTCAACGAGCGGCAGCAGGAGATCAACAACTTCAACGTCCTCGCCTATCAGCATTCGGCCGAAGGCATCGACTATCAGATTTCCTATTTCAACCGCTACAGCCACCTCCACTTCTGGCCCGACCCGACCGGTGACCTGCTCATCAACGGCATTTCATCGAGCGTGTATCGTCAGAGTTACATCAACGGCATCCAGGAAGATACTGCCTGGCGCGTCGCCGACGCGCACACGCTGCGGTTCGGGTTCACCACGAGCGCCGAGCGGTCCCTGGTCACCGGCATTAACACCACATTTCCGGCCGATCCGGTGAATGGTGGACAGGCGCTCGACCCGACCACGGGCAATCCGCTTCCGCCTGTCACCATTTTCGATTCCAGTCCCAAGCTCGGCTGGCTGTTCGGTGCCTATGTGCAGGACGAATGGAAGATCACCAATAACCTGACCCTCAACGTGGGCCTGCGCTTCGACCAGATGTGGCAATATGTCGATGCCAACCAGTTCAGCCCGCGCATCAGCCTGACCTGGGTGCCCCAGGACGGCACCACCGTCCATATCGGCTACGCGCGGACCTTCACACCGCCGCAGCAGGTGATTGCGGCGCCGACCAACATTGCACTGTTCCAGGGCACGGTGGCTGCGCCCGTGGTCACCCAGAACGATCCGGTGCTGCCGGAACGGGCCCACGTCTTCGATGCCGGCGTGGTTCAGAAGATCTGGCCAATTCCCGGCCTTGAAGTCGGCCTCGACGGCTACGTCAAGCTGGCGCGTGATCTGCTCGATGACGGGCAGTTCGGCCAAGCCTATGTGTTCGACGGCTTCAACTATGCCAAGGCGAACAATATCGGCCTTGAATTCAAGGCGAGCTATACCAATGGCAATCTCAAGCTCTACGGCAACGTGGCCTGGGCGCGCCAGATCGGCACCAGTGTCGTCTCGAACCAGTTCCTGTTCGATCCGGATGAGCTGGCCTACATCGCCACCCACTATGTCTACACCGACCATAGCCAGTGGGTGACGGCTTCGGCCGGTGCCTCCTATCAGTGGTACGACACAAAGTTTACCGCATCCATGATCTATGGCAGCGGACTTCGTTCCGGCTTCGCCAATACCGACCACGTGCCGTCCTACACTCAGGTCAATGTCGGCCTATCGCACGACTTCTATCTCGCCTCATCGAACAAGCCGACCACAGTCCGGTTCGACGTCGTGAACGTTTTCGACAAGATCTACGAAATCAGGGACGGGTCCGGCATCGGAGTGTTCGCGCCGCAATTCGGGCCGAGGCGCGGCTTCTTCGTCGGCCTTTCGCAAAAGATCTGA
- a CDS encoding ParB/Srx family N-terminal domain-containing protein: MSRPVVETWLIDRLRPYERNSRRHTSEQIGQIAASIREWGWTMPILAADDAMVLAGHGRLAAGKLLGIAEVPIIVARGWSENQKRAYVIADNRLTDASDWDDDMLRLELNDLLAGGFELALTGITEDELTKLSIDVAALEAMPELPEGDRSPYRDMTVRRAMGDGQRGRSSRAIRTTRTDRRRAIRSRASATNTWRGMSPRAKDILVAPISRRDADAANHPAALQPQDGAERLSRARRLSDGRLEGAMTFRPSMDKSNIQGLVRDTGWHEFLELNRLVFTDALPRNSEGRAFGIALRMIRKTYPQIEWVISFADGCQCGDGTIYRAAGFVLTAIRKNHSLLRAPDVTVVHKMAQVTGKNRADHFARNGVRWSGKGTPLAGDPRAAFESRGPPLA; this comes from the coding sequence GTGAGCAGACCGGTCGTGGAAACATGGTTGATTGACCGTTTACGACCCTATGAGCGCAATTCGCGCCGACATACGTCCGAGCAGATCGGGCAGATCGCCGCGTCAATCCGCGAATGGGGTTGGACCATGCCGATCCTGGCGGCGGATGATGCCATGGTGCTCGCCGGCCATGGGCGGCTTGCGGCGGGAAAGCTGCTCGGGATCGCCGAGGTGCCCATCATCGTGGCGCGCGGGTGGAGCGAAAATCAGAAGCGCGCCTATGTCATCGCCGACAATCGGCTCACTGACGCGAGCGATTGGGACGATGACATGCTGCGGCTCGAATTGAACGATCTGTTGGCGGGCGGCTTCGAGCTTGCGCTGACCGGCATCACCGAGGACGAGCTTACGAAGCTATCGATCGACGTGGCCGCGCTGGAAGCGATGCCGGAATTGCCGGAAGGCGATCGGTCTCCATATCGCGACATGACGGTACGGCGAGCAATGGGAGATGGTCAACGCGGGCGATCAAGCCGTGCGATCCGAACGACCCGAACCGATCGCCGCAGGGCAATACGCTCCCGCGCATCTGCGACGAATACTTGGCGCGGCATGTCACCGAGAGCTAAGGACATCCTCGTCGCGCCGATCTCGCGCCGCGATGCCGACGCGGCTAATCATCCGGCAGCACTACAGCCACAAGACGGTGCAGAACGCCTATCTCGCGCTCGGCGTCTTTCTGATGGCCGGCTGGAAGGCGCGATGACCTTCAGGCCCTCGATGGACAAGTCGAACATCCAAGGGCTGGTGCGCGATACCGGATGGCACGAATTTCTCGAACTTAACCGGCTGGTCTTCACCGATGCGCTCCCGCGCAACTCGGAAGGCCGCGCGTTCGGGATCGCGCTGCGGATGATCCGCAAGACGTATCCGCAGATCGAATGGGTGATCTCGTTCGCGGATGGGTGCCAGTGCGGCGACGGGACGATCTATCGCGCGGCGGGCTTCGTCCTGACAGCGATCCGGAAGAACCATAGCCTTTTGCGCGCGCCGGACGTCACCGTGGTGCACAAGATGGCGCAAGTGACCGGGAAGAACCGTGCGGATCACTTCGCCAGAAATGGTGTCCGCTGGTCGGGTAAAGGCACGCCGTTGGCGGGCGATCCGCGTGCTGCGTTTGAATCGCGCGGACCTCCGCTCGCCTGA
- a CDS encoding nodulate formation efficiency C protein: MSDRLREVAEKMTARRVLWFGIGLGLCLGLGLWLVLPDGLAGKDNGVRADDALIDKVKSTWRAQDGETARQIFAQVSKVAHFVPRGWERGPKTDTGELVVFSWAKRRSGKGKGEYTITWEVAPDGTVKLVAPYAKPMELGWQAFALSLVADEATNKEGGVNRRFLHDPATFDFVTTAQGELGDLLRRARCIIGDPVGVHYSPKVEEQQAAKGDLWRVELSVGCNLPGLRDFARDGVVIFEKREGQDWEPQSFFGKLLTTYAPELADPKDEEAFEGAQKPLAK; this comes from the coding sequence ATGAGCGACCGGTTGCGTGAGGTAGCCGAAAAAATGACTGCAAGGCGCGTACTTTGGTTCGGCATCGGTCTCGGGCTTTGTCTCGGCCTTGGTCTATGGCTGGTTTTGCCCGACGGGCTGGCCGGTAAGGACAATGGTGTCCGCGCGGACGACGCCCTAATCGACAAGGTTAAATCAACTTGGCGAGCGCAGGATGGTGAGACGGCGAGGCAAATCTTCGCCCAAGTCTCCAAGGTAGCCCACTTCGTTCCCAGGGGATGGGAGCGTGGGCCAAAGACCGACACTGGCGAGCTCGTTGTCTTTTCATGGGCCAAACGCCGGTCTGGGAAAGGAAAGGGCGAGTATACGATCACATGGGAAGTGGCACCCGATGGCACAGTGAAACTTGTTGCTCCGTATGCAAAACCGATGGAGCTAGGCTGGCAGGCGTTCGCACTTTCGCTTGTCGCTGACGAGGCAACAAACAAGGAAGGGGGCGTGAACCGCCGTTTTCTGCATGATCCCGCTACCTTCGACTTCGTGACGACCGCGCAAGGCGAGCTGGGCGATCTTCTGCGGCGTGCCCGCTGCATTATCGGCGATCCGGTTGGAGTGCACTATTCGCCGAAGGTAGAGGAGCAGCAAGCCGCGAAGGGCGACCTGTGGCGCGTCGAGCTTTCGGTCGGTTGCAATCTTCCCGGACTTCGTGATTTCGCCCGTGACGGAGTCGTCATTTTCGAGAAGCGCGAAGGGCAAGATTGGGAGCCACAATCGTTCTTCGGCAAGCTTCTCACGACGTATGCCCCCGAACTTGCCGACCCGAAAGACGAGGAAGCATTCGAGGGGGCCCAAAAACCATTGGCAAAATGA
- a CDS encoding helix-turn-helix transcriptional regulator, producing MFLKLSSQIEGQLREAYAKKNEAGVLNQSLLAEKLGVDRSAINRRLTGRVNMTEETIADMVWGLEHEIEIRIFDPAESRTNHVLGPSAPAIVSTPPAPPPIPAAANTATSTASANSASSGATSAVAAPKGFVLA from the coding sequence ATGTTCCTGAAGCTGTCCAGTCAGATCGAAGGACAGCTGCGGGAAGCTTATGCCAAGAAAAATGAGGCTGGCGTACTCAATCAATCCCTCTTGGCTGAGAAGCTTGGCGTGGATCGATCAGCTATCAACCGAAGGCTGACCGGTCGCGTGAACATGACCGAGGAAACGATTGCCGATATGGTCTGGGGTCTAGAACACGAAATCGAGATACGAATCTTTGATCCAGCAGAGTCCCGAACAAATCACGTTTTAGGGCCAAGCGCACCAGCCATCGTTTCGACTCCACCCGCTCCGCCCCCCATTCCCGCGGCGGCGAATACTGCCACGTCCACAGCATCCGCAAATTCGGCCAGTTCAGGGGCAACCTCCGCCGTGGCTGCTCCAAAAGGGTTTGTCTTGGCATGA
- a CDS encoding IS5 family transposase, translated as MRGSDERSGSLFSYVDLEARVRPDHPLRKIREIVNAALSDLSTAFAGLYTDFGRPSIAPERLLRAMLLQAFYGIRSERQLVERLEFDLLFRWFVGLGVDDPVWDHSTFSKNRDRLLEGEIAVKFLSAVLAQPKVKRLLSSDHFSVDGTLIEAWASIKSFRRKDGDDNDSEGPGRNAERSFHKEKRSNETHQSTTDPEARLYKKGDGRPAKLCYMGHALMENRHGLAVGGFVSQATGTAEREAALALIDSRHPTSRRITLGADKAYDVTQFVHDLRERSVTPHIAINGHLSKAGIPRKTAVDARTTRHAGYEISQRCRKRIEEVFGWIKSSAGLAKVKLRGRERVDAAFTLALAAYNLIRLPKLLAVQP; from the coding sequence ATGCGGGGATCGGACGAGCGGTCTGGATCGTTGTTCAGCTACGTGGATCTTGAAGCGCGAGTTCGCCCAGATCACCCGCTACGGAAGATCCGGGAGATCGTAAACGCTGCGCTGAGCGATCTCTCGACAGCATTTGCGGGGCTTTACACGGACTTTGGTCGGCCCTCGATTGCACCGGAGAGGCTGCTTCGGGCGATGTTGTTGCAGGCCTTCTACGGCATCCGCTCGGAACGACAATTGGTTGAGCGGCTGGAGTTCGACCTGTTATTCCGCTGGTTTGTCGGCCTGGGCGTGGACGATCCGGTGTGGGATCATTCGACCTTCTCCAAGAATCGCGACCGGCTGTTAGAGGGTGAGATCGCCGTCAAGTTCCTCTCGGCGGTGCTGGCTCAGCCAAAGGTGAAGCGGCTGTTGTCGAGCGATCACTTCTCGGTGGACGGCACGCTGATCGAGGCGTGGGCTTCGATCAAGAGTTTTCGTAGGAAGGACGGAGACGACAACGACAGTGAGGGGCCGGGACGCAACGCTGAGCGTAGCTTCCACAAGGAGAAGCGTTCAAACGAGACGCACCAAAGCACGACCGACCCGGAGGCTCGACTGTACAAGAAGGGCGACGGACGGCCGGCCAAGCTCTGCTACATGGGGCATGCTCTGATGGAGAACCGCCATGGCCTGGCGGTCGGCGGCTTCGTCAGCCAGGCCACCGGCACTGCCGAACGAGAGGCGGCGCTGGCGTTGATTGATAGTCGCCATCCCACAAGCCGGCGGATCACGCTTGGCGCGGACAAGGCCTATGACGTCACGCAGTTCGTGCACGACTTGAGAGAACGATCGGTGACGCCGCATATCGCGATCAACGGACACCTCAGCAAGGCCGGCATCCCGCGCAAGACTGCAGTTGACGCCCGCACCACCCGCCATGCCGGCTACGAGATCAGCCAACGCTGCCGCAAGCGGATTGAGGAGGTGTTCGGGTGGATCAAGAGTTCCGCCGGTCTGGCCAAGGTAAAGCTGCGGGGGCGCGAGCGCGTGGACGCCGCCTTTACGTTGGCGCTTGCGGCTTACAACCTGATCCGTCTGCCCAAGCTGCTGGCGGTGCAACCATGA
- a CDS encoding helix-turn-helix domain-containing protein — protein MKTRALVACNVRLIRLKRGISQERLAYETGIDRSYIASLERQSKNPTIDLLDRIAERLGVHVSEFFVRPSKRAGTPKTLPKGRKPPRPHRRKE, from the coding sequence ATGAAAACTCGTGCACTTGTTGCCTGCAACGTGCGTCTGATCCGTCTGAAACGCGGTATTTCGCAAGAGAGATTGGCTTACGAGACCGGGATTGACCGCTCCTACATCGCCAGTCTTGAGCGGCAATCGAAAAACCCGACGATTGATCTTCTCGACCGCATCGCCGAAAGGCTGGGCGTTCATGTGTCCGAATTCTTTGTTCGGCCATCGAAACGTGCAGGGACTCCCAAGACCTTGCCTAAAGGTCGCAAGCCACCCCGTCCGCATCGTAGGAAGGAATAG
- the ltrA gene encoding group II intron reverse transcriptase/maturase — translation MSEAKPYDISKHLVWQAWKQVKANQGAAGVDGVSVAAFEKDLKRNLYKVWNRMSSGTYFPPPVRLVEIPKSDGKSVRKLGIPAVGDRVAQTVAKMVIEKEVEPVFHPDSYGYRPGRSALDAVGKARERCWKFDWVIDLDIKSFFDTIPWDLMEKAVAHHVELGWVRLYVRRWLQATVERKDGTRDERTRGTPQGSVVSPVLSNLFMHYCFDAWMQRTFSHLRFERFADDAIVHCRSEEEAKAVLGAIRNRLAECGLELHPEKTRIVYCKDNNRSGGYEQITFDFLGYTFRPRKARDSKGEKFVSLAPAISRKAAKGIRQAIREWRVTSRSNQTLEDLAKLIDPVARGWLNYYGRYYRSECVNVLRHVNMVLTRWVMGKYKRFKRRKTAAIYWLGRLAKRAPSLLYLWKVGIRPTAG, via the coding sequence ATGTCCGAGGCAAAGCCGTATGATATCTCCAAGCACCTTGTTTGGCAGGCTTGGAAACAGGTCAAAGCAAACCAAGGGGCCGCGGGCGTGGATGGCGTCTCCGTCGCGGCGTTCGAAAAGGACCTGAAGAGGAATCTCTACAAGGTCTGGAATCGCATGTCGTCGGGGACGTATTTTCCACCGCCTGTTCGTCTCGTGGAAATCCCCAAATCCGATGGCAAGAGTGTCAGGAAACTCGGCATTCCCGCCGTCGGAGACCGAGTGGCCCAGACAGTCGCAAAGATGGTCATAGAAAAGGAAGTGGAGCCAGTCTTCCACCCCGACTCTTACGGCTATCGGCCCGGACGCTCTGCGCTCGATGCGGTGGGGAAGGCGCGCGAGCGCTGCTGGAAATTCGATTGGGTCATAGACTTGGACATCAAGTCGTTCTTCGATACGATTCCATGGGACCTGATGGAAAAAGCTGTAGCCCACCATGTGGAATTGGGCTGGGTTCGTCTCTACGTCAGACGGTGGCTGCAAGCCACCGTGGAGCGGAAAGACGGGACCCGCGACGAGCGAACACGAGGAACCCCTCAGGGTTCTGTCGTCTCGCCCGTACTCTCCAATCTCTTCATGCATTATTGTTTCGATGCATGGATGCAACGGACCTTCTCACACCTGCGCTTCGAAAGATTCGCTGATGATGCGATCGTCCATTGCAGGAGTGAGGAGGAGGCCAAAGCCGTACTGGGAGCGATCCGTAATCGCCTTGCCGAGTGCGGTCTGGAACTCCACCCGGAGAAAACCCGGATCGTCTACTGCAAGGACAACAATCGGAGCGGGGGGTACGAGCAAATCACGTTCGACTTCCTCGGCTACACGTTCCGGCCGCGCAAAGCTCGGGACAGCAAGGGTGAGAAGTTTGTCAGCCTCGCACCGGCCATCAGCCGCAAGGCAGCCAAGGGAATCCGGCAGGCTATCCGCGAATGGCGGGTGACAAGCAGGAGCAACCAAACGCTGGAAGACCTAGCCAAACTGATCGACCCTGTCGCGAGAGGATGGCTGAACTACTACGGGCGGTATTACCGCTCGGAGTGCGTCAACGTCCTTCGTCACGTCAACATGGTGCTCACCCGGTGGGTGATGGGGAAATATAAAAGGTTCAAGCGCCGGAAAACTGCGGCCATATACTGGCTAGGACGTCTCGCAAAACGAGCGCCAAGCCTGCTGTATCTGTGGAAAGTCGGCATCAGACCAACGGCTGGATGA
- a CDS encoding IS3 family transposase (programmed frameshift) — MKRARFSEEQIIAILKEHEAGAKTADLARKHGISEATIYNWRAKFGGMDVSEAKRLKALEEENAKLKKLLAEQMLDVAALRELLFKKMVGPAAKRAAVAHLQAVMSLSEWRACSIVGADRKMIRYCSSRPPEAELRGRLRDLANERRRFGYRRLFVLLRREGEPSGINRIYRLYREEGLVVRKRRARRKAVGTRAPILMEAKPNARWSLDFVHDQFANGRRFRILSIIDDVTKECLGAIPDTSISGRRVARELTAIVEQRGKPGMIVSDHGTEFTCNAMLAWCKDAAIDWHFIAPGKPMQNGFIESLNGRMRDELLNETLFFDLDDARGKIANWIADYNLRRPHSSLKYLTPAAYAAHLTATDDRLRSSRPGEFHPQALTNPDVKLALHPASIIQPLV; from the exons ATGAAGCGAGCAAGGTTTTCGGAAGAGCAGATTATCGCGATATTGAAGGAGCATGAGGCTGGGGCGAAGACGGCTGACCTGGCTCGCAAGCACGGGATCTCCGAGGCGACAATCTACAATTGGAGGGCCAAATTCGGCGGCATGGATGTCTCCGAGGCCAAGCGACTGAAGGCCTTGGAAGAGGAGAACGCGAAGTTGAAGAAGCTTCTGGCTGAGCAGATGCTCGATGTGGCCGCCCTTCGCGAGCTTCTTT TCAAAAAAATGGTAGGGCCCGCCGCCAAGCGCGCTGCTGTCGCGCATCTGCAGGCTGTCATGAGCCTGTCGGAATGGCGGGCCTGCTCGATCGTCGGCGCGGATCGGAAGATGATCCGCTATTGCTCGAGCCGCCCTCCAGAGGCAGAACTGCGGGGCCGGCTGCGCGATCTCGCCAACGAGCGGCGGCGCTTCGGCTACCGCCGGCTGTTCGTCCTGCTGCGGCGGGAGGGTGAGCCATCGGGGATCAACCGGATCTACAGGCTTTATCGGGAGGAAGGACTCGTCGTCCGCAAGCGGCGAGCCCGCCGCAAGGCTGTAGGGACCCGGGCCCCGATCCTAATGGAGGCCAAGCCCAACGCGCGCTGGTCACTGGACTTTGTCCACGACCAGTTTGCCAACGGCCGGCGCTTCCGGATCCTCAGCATCATCGATGACGTGACCAAGGAATGTCTGGGGGCGATTCCCGATACGTCAATCTCCGGACGGCGCGTCGCCCGCGAACTCACAGCAATCGTCGAACAACGCGGCAAGCCGGGAATGATCGTGTCCGATCATGGCACAGAGTTCACCTGCAATGCCATGCTCGCCTGGTGCAAGGATGCCGCTATCGATTGGCACTTTATCGCGCCCGGCAAGCCGATGCAGAACGGCTTCATCGAAAGCCTTAATGGGCGCATGCGCGATGAGCTGCTCAACGAGACCCTGTTCTTCGACCTCGACGACGCCCGCGGCAAGATCGCTAACTGGATCGCCGACTACAATCTCCGACGCCCTCACTCATCGTTGAAATACCTGACCCCCGCGGCCTATGCCGCCCACCTCACCGCAACGGACGACCGGCTACGGTCGAGTCGCCCGGGGGAATTTCACCCCCAGGCGCTCACGAATCCGGACGTGAAGCTCGCGCTTCATCCGGCTTCTATCATCCAGCCGTTGGTCTGA